A single region of the Chroococcidiopsis sp. TS-821 genome encodes:
- a CDS encoding ubiquinol-cytochrome c reductase iron-sulfur subunit: MNRRAFFRWIGLGWLTSTLLPILVACGFKRIAANSRSDGFVVVGNVSELDQSAGKLQVQVGNTRLIVVGSASHPQTIVALNPTCPHAGCIVKWEDNQSQFVCPCHGSEFDSRGQVTQDPATRDLVSYSLKVENQSILVKLN, translated from the coding sequence ATGAATCGCCGCGCTTTCTTTAGATGGATAGGACTGGGATGGCTAACCAGCACATTGCTACCGATTCTGGTAGCCTGTGGCTTCAAACGCATTGCTGCCAATTCACGATCGGATGGCTTTGTGGTAGTTGGCAACGTGTCTGAGTTAGATCAATCCGCAGGCAAACTGCAAGTCCAAGTCGGTAATACTCGACTCATCGTAGTGGGTAGTGCTTCTCACCCCCAGACAATTGTGGCACTCAATCCCACCTGTCCCCACGCTGGATGCATTGTGAAGTGGGAAGATAATCAGAGCCAGTTTGTCTGCCCCTGTCATGGATCTGAATTTGATTCGCGTGGACAAGTCACTCAAGATCCAGCCACGAGAGATTTAGTAAGTTACTCCCTTAAAGTTGAAAATCAATCAATTCTTGTCAAGCTGAATTAG
- a CDS encoding F510_1955 family glycosylhydrolase, translated as MSQSNSNQGKAAKWLAYAVPAIVFFIALGGAAWLFSRTSQPTRSNLSSAASQSPSNQTDNLLAPTTSEASLKPAENWQANNHIHGLTVSPDSFQIIYVASHNGLLKRSETGRWYWVKERYDYMGFIAHPTDANRFYASGHPPEGGNLGFQVSRNQGVDWQEVSMSGVDFHAMAIAPSRPDIIYGLATSGERGFFVSHDAGQTWVQQPANGLEVMPFSLKVDPLNAERVVATTQAGLYESQDAGKTWSLIPSTATAPIVGLALQADGDRTVMFGYRVSPANTGLYRSVDNGQTWELWSSNGLEGTVLYLAVAPSNAQIFYAINENNIVFQSQDGGKTWNELS; from the coding sequence ATGAGTCAGTCAAATTCAAACCAGGGAAAGGCTGCAAAATGGTTAGCTTACGCTGTCCCTGCAATCGTATTTTTCATAGCCTTAGGAGGTGCAGCCTGGTTATTTAGTCGTACCAGCCAGCCTACCAGAAGCAATTTGTCCAGTGCTGCATCTCAATCGCCATCCAACCAAACGGATAACTTACTAGCGCCCACTACTTCAGAAGCGTCTCTAAAACCAGCAGAGAACTGGCAGGCAAACAATCACATTCATGGATTAACCGTCAGCCCTGATAGTTTTCAAATTATCTATGTTGCCAGTCATAATGGTCTTCTAAAGCGATCTGAGACAGGTCGATGGTATTGGGTAAAAGAACGGTACGATTACATGGGTTTCATCGCTCACCCAACTGACGCAAATCGCTTCTATGCCAGTGGCCATCCACCAGAAGGTGGCAACTTGGGGTTTCAAGTGAGCCGAAATCAAGGAGTAGATTGGCAAGAAGTTTCCATGTCAGGAGTAGATTTTCATGCAATGGCGATCGCACCTAGCCGCCCTGACATCATTTACGGTCTAGCCACATCTGGAGAACGAGGCTTCTTTGTATCGCACGATGCTGGTCAAACCTGGGTACAGCAGCCTGCAAATGGTTTAGAGGTAATGCCGTTTAGCCTTAAAGTTGATCCTCTCAATGCAGAGCGAGTGGTAGCGACAACACAAGCCGGGCTATATGAAAGTCAAGATGCGGGCAAAACGTGGTCACTCATTCCCAGCACAGCTACTGCTCCAATAGTAGGATTAGCACTGCAAGCAGATGGCGACAGGACGGTGATGTTTGGATATCGCGTCTCTCCTGCCAATACTGGACTATACCGCAGCGTGGACAATGGACAAACCTGGGAGCTTTGGAGCAGCAATGGACTAGAGGGCACAGTTTTGTATCTAGCTGTTGCTCCCAGTAATGCACAGATTTTCTACGCTATTAATGAGAACAATATTGTTTTCCAATCACAGGACGGTGGTAAAACATGGAATGAACTAAGTTAG
- a CDS encoding tetratricopeptide repeat protein, with amino-acid sequence MVLIALISITGISLGTQETQAAESTQAENLFTQASTQLERGNFQGAIQDFSQVIELNPDYMEAYCERGLAYAFLGDYQEAIEGFRQAIEIDPNHVDAYARWGTALASVGDLQGAIEKFDETLRLAPNFLDAYYNRGLAHYSLNNHEQAVEDFTQVIQLEPALAQAYGRRGLAYYALSNRSAAISDLQQAATLFQQQGDRVGYQQTLDLIQIIQ; translated from the coding sequence ATGGTTCTGATCGCCCTAATATCGATCACTGGGATTTCCCTGGGTACTCAGGAGACTCAGGCTGCTGAATCAACTCAGGCTGAAAATTTGTTCACTCAGGCTTCAACACAGTTGGAGCGGGGAAACTTTCAAGGAGCAATTCAGGATTTTAGCCAAGTGATAGAGCTTAATCCCGATTATATGGAAGCCTACTGTGAGCGTGGTCTTGCCTATGCATTTTTGGGAGACTATCAAGAAGCAATTGAGGGATTTCGTCAAGCTATTGAAATTGATCCAAACCATGTTGATGCTTACGCTCGCTGGGGGACTGCTCTGGCGAGTGTTGGAGATTTACAAGGGGCAATTGAAAAGTTTGATGAAACTCTAAGACTTGCTCCCAATTTTCTTGATGCTTACTACAACCGAGGTTTGGCTCACTACAGTCTTAATAACCATGAACAAGCTGTTGAGGATTTTACACAGGTCATCCAGCTTGAGCCAGCGCTGGCTCAAGCATACGGTCGTCGAGGTCTTGCTTACTATGCTTTGAGCAATCGTTCCGCAGCCATTTCAGATTTACAGCAAGCGGCTACTCTCTTTCAGCAGCAAGGCGATCGGGTTGGCTACCAACAAACACTTGATTTAATTCAGATTATTCAATGA
- a CDS encoding TVP38/TMEM64 family protein: MKRKRRKKQHLLNRQNTIALTILLLYLLICGWLWIRPEFDLFSAEGLKQATQRWGWLGVLVYTGILTLSVVISPIPSAPLAVVAGMIWGPILAGIYSVIGGFLGGLLAYFIGYTLGRSAVHALTGKLIYFSKNRGEVYLGWVIFITRLLPVLSFDLISYGAGITGLSLPIYATATLLGMIPSTFFLTFLGSTFTVGLPLGIVLSILFLILLIGLPYSIHRYNWFNMRDIIHLE, encoded by the coding sequence ATGAAGCGCAAGCGACGAAAAAAGCAGCACCTTCTCAACCGTCAGAATACCATTGCCCTGACCATCCTGCTGTTGTATCTACTAATTTGCGGGTGGCTCTGGATTCGACCGGAGTTTGATCTATTTTCTGCTGAAGGGCTGAAACAAGCGACTCAACGTTGGGGATGGCTGGGAGTACTGGTTTACACGGGTATTCTGACGCTATCTGTTGTGATCAGCCCGATTCCAAGTGCCCCACTTGCGGTTGTGGCTGGGATGATCTGGGGTCCAATTTTGGCAGGAATTTATAGTGTCATTGGCGGTTTCTTAGGTGGTTTGCTGGCATACTTTATTGGCTATACACTAGGGCGATCGGCTGTCCATGCGCTAACAGGGAAACTCATCTACTTCTCTAAAAATCGAGGGGAAGTTTATCTTGGTTGGGTGATCTTCATCACACGCCTACTTCCAGTGTTATCATTTGATCTGATTAGCTATGGAGCCGGTATCACAGGACTCTCATTGCCAATTTATGCTACTGCAACATTGCTTGGCATGATTCCATCTACTTTTTTTCTAACATTTTTAGGTTCAACATTTACAGTTGGTTTACCGTTAGGGATTGTTCTTTCTATTCTGTTCCTGATTCTGTTGATAGGTTTACCGTATAGTATTCATCGGTACAACTGGTTCAATATGAGAGATATTATTCACTTGGAATGA